The Enterobacter huaxiensis sequence GGAGGTGATCTCGTCACAGAGTAAAACTTTAGGCGACATGGCCAGCGCCCGGGCAATGGCCACGCGCTGCTGCTGGCCGCCGGAGAGGCTCGACGGGTAGTAATCCAGACGGTCACCGAGGCCGACTTTTTCCAGCATGCGCTGCGCAAGCTCGCGGCATTCGGCGGCGCTTTTCTTCAGCACCCGACGCGGGGCGAGCATCACGTTTTCCAGCGCCGTCATGTGCGGGAACAGGTTGAAGCTCTGGAACACCATCCCGACCGAGCGGCTGATTTCACGCGCCTGGGAGTCCCGGTCGGTAATGGTCATGCCGCCCAGCTTGATGCTGCCGTCTTGATACCCTTCCAGCCCGTTGATGCAGCGCAGCAGCGTGCTTTTGCCCGACCCGCTGCGCCCGATAATGGAGATCACCTGGCCCATGTCGATATCCAGATCGACGCCCTTGAGCACGTGGTTATCGCCGTAGTACTTCTGCACCTGATTAATGGTGATGAGAGGCATTGAATTTCGTCTCCAGATAGCGGCTGTAGCGCGACAGCGGATAACACAGAATAAAGTAGCCGAGCGCCACCAGCGCAAAGACCTTAAACGGCTGATACGTCACGTTGGTCAGCATGGTCCCGGCCTTGGTCAGCTCGATAAAGCCGATAATCGACGCCAGCGCGGTGCCCTTGATCACCTGCACCGCAAAGCCGACCGTCGGGGCGATGCCGATGCGCAGCGCCTGCGGGGCGACCACGCGAAACAGGGTCTGGCCAAAGGTCAGCCCCAGGCAGCGCGAGGCTTCCCACTGCCCTTTCGGCAGCGCGCGAATGCTGCCGTACCAGATATCGAGCAGAAACGCGCTGGTGTAGAAGGTGAGCGCCAGCGAGGCGGCGGTCCACGGCGAAACGTCGATGCCGAACAGCGCCACGCCGAAGAAGGCCAGGAACAGCTGCATCAGCAGCGGCGTGCCCTGGAACAGCTCAATGTAGCCGCGGATAATGCGCTTCACCGTGCGTGCGCCCGTCAGGCGCAGCAGCAGGAGCGGCAGCGTCACCGCCGCCCCGCCGACAAACGCTACCAGCGACAGCAGCACCGTCCAGCGTCCGGCCAGCAGCAGGTTGCGAATAATGTCCCAGTCGGTAAAGGTGGTCATCATGCCTGCACCCCCAGCCATTTGCGTCCTGCCGCCATCATCAGCTGGCGCAGGGTCATCGACAGCGCTAAGTAAATGCCGGTTATCACCAGATAGACCTCAAAGCTCAAAAAGGTTCTGGACTGGATCAGGTTGGCGGCGAAGGTCAGCTCTTCATACGAGACTTGCGACACCACCGACGAGCCGAGCATCACGATGATGCACTGGCTCACCAGCGCCGGGTAAATGCGCTGCAGCGCGGGCGGCAGCACCACGCGGACAAAGGTCTGCAGACGGGTCAACCCCAGCACGCGTCCGGCTTCCCACTGCCCTTTCGGCGTGACCTGAATGCCCGCGCGGATAATCTCGGTGCTGTACGCGCCGAGGTTCACAATCATGGCCAGCAGCGCCGCTTCCCCCGCCGTCATCTTCAGCCCCAGGTTCGGCAGGCCGAAGACGATGAAAAACAGCTGCACCACAAACGGCGTGTTGCGGACGATCTCCACGTAGGCGCCCCAGATCCGGCTAAACCAGGTTGTGCGGCCGCTGCGGATCGCCGCCCCGACAATCCCTGTTGCCAGCCCGCCGACGGTCGCCATCACCGTCAGCTGAAGGGTGACCCACAGCCCCGCCAGCAGCTCCGGCCAGTACGGCCAGAGCGCTGCAAAATCGAGTTGTTCCGCCATAGCCTTAAGCGCCGATGCTTGCCGGCAGCGGGGCCTTCAGCCATTGCTCAGACAGGCCGTTCAGGGTTCCGTCCTTGATGCCCTGCTCAATCAGAGCGTCCACTTTCGCCTTCAGGGCCGGTTCGTTTTTCTTCAGGCCAATAAAGCACGGCGAATCTTTTAGCATAAAGCTCGGCACCGGGGCTTTATCCGCGTTCTGGCGCGAAATGGCCGCCACCACCAGGTTGCCGGTTGCTACGTACTGCACCTGCCCGGAGAGGTAGGCGGAGAGCGTGGTGTTGTTGTCTTCGTAGCGCTTCACGGCCGCATCTTTCGGCGCCAGGCCGGTCAGCACCATGTCTTCCACCGCCCCGCGCGTCACGCCGATGGTTTTTCCGCTCAGCGCGGCGGCGTCCTTCAGCTCGGCGCCTTTCGGGCCAAACACGCCGAGGAAGAACGGCGCATAGGCGCGGCTGAAGTCGATCACCTTCTCGCGCTCCGGGTTTTTACCGAGGCTGGAAATAACCAGATCCACCTTGTCGGTTTGCAGGTACGGCACGCGGTTGGCGCTGGTCACCGGCACCAGCTGTAGCCTGAGCTTCATCTGTTTGGCCAGATAGCGCGCCATGTCGATGTCATAGCCCTGCGGCTGCAGATCGGTCCCCACCGAGCCAAACGGCGGGAAGTCCTGCGGCACGGCAATGCGAATCGTGCCGCGCTTCTCAATATCCTGAAGCTGGTCAGCCTTTGCCGGCAGCTGTGTGAAGAGGCATGCGGCCCCGACCAGTGCAATCAACAGTTTTTTCATGGTGCTTCCCCGTAACGTTAGCATGAAACAAAAGATTCGTTTAAATGGATTTTGCAACTAATGTGCCAGATAAGGCGAAGCGGGAAATATTGTTGTGAGGCCTGATAAAAAGCGGACGGGGCGAAAACATTCTCCATTTTCACCCCGCCCTATCGCACCATTTTAATGCAAAAGCACCAGCCTGATGCCCCATTATCGCTGTTCGAGTTCGTCCAGCTGCTGGTAGAGGGAGGCAATCTCGTGAATGCGCGGACGGCCTTTATCGAGAATTTCATGCAGGAAGGCGTTAGCCAGCAGGTTAATCAGGCTGTTGACCGAGGAATAGCTGTCATACGCGGAGACGCTGTCCAGCGGGGCGCAGAGCTGCCAGTTCGCCAGCGGAAACAGGCTGTGCGCCTGCGGCTCGCACATCAGCAGCACCGGAATGCCGCTGCTCTGAAGCTGCTGCATCAGCGGGCGGATAATGCGCGGGCGGCGGCGAAAGGCCATCATGACCACCAGATCGTCCGGCGTTAAATCCACCAGTTCTTCGCCCAGGCTCTGCCCGGGCTGCGGCAGGACCAGCACCTGACCGCGCGCCTGGAGCAGCTGCTGGCGCAGGTGCAGCGCCGCCGGATAGGCGTTACGCATGCCGATAATGACGATGCGCCGCGCCTTCACCATGCAGGCCATGGCGTCGGCAAACTGCTGCGCGTCGAGGGCATTGACCCACTGGGTCAGGTTCACCATCTCCTGCTTATAGTGGCGCGCCAGCAGCGTATTGCCCTGCACCGCGTCGCGGTTATCGGTGAGCGGCATCCCGCTCTGGCGCAGGGTGCGCAGCTCGTCGCGCATGTCCTTATATTTCTCATATCCCAGACGCTTAAACAGACGGCTGACCGTGGCTTTCGACACCCCGCTCAGCTGCGCCAGCTCGGCGCTGTTGTAGCTAATCAGATCGTCAAAATGGTCGAAAATAAAATCCGCCACCCGCTGCTCCTGCGGCGACAGCGACGGGTACTGTGCTTTCAGACGTTCATCTAACTGTTCCATAGCGCCTCTGTAACTTTTGTTTCATTACATTGTACCTTTTATTCTGCGTATTCATTATACGTGCCAGTTTACTGAAACTTTTCTTTCAGAACTGGAACAGCTTTTGCAGCACCTTGTGACTTTCAGGGTTACGAGGACGCTTCATGCAAAGTAATGTCTCCACGCACGGCATGGCCGTTGCGCCCCACCATCTTGCCAGCCAGAGCGCGCTGGCGGTGCTGCGCGAAGGCGGCAGCGCGATAGAGGCGATGGTCGCCGCGGCGGCCACCATTGCCGTGGTTTATCCGCACATGAACGGGCTGGGCGGCGATGGCTTCTGGCTCATCGTGCCGCCGGAAGGCGAACCTGTCGCCATTGATGCCAGCGGCGCGGCGGGATCGCGCGCAACGCTCGCCGCCTACGACGGTCTGGCGCATATCCCCCACCGCGGCCCCCGCGCGGCGCTGACCGTCGCCGGCACGGTGAGCGGCTGGGACGAGGCGCTGAAGGTCTCGCGCGAGATGACCGGCAAGGCGCTGCCGCTGGCTCGCCTGCTGGCCGACGCCATTGACTATGCGCAGAACGGCACGCCGGTCACGGCCTCTCAGGCCCACGCCACGGCCAGTAAATTCGACGAGCTGAAGGATATCCCCGGCTTCGCGGAAACCTGGCTGGTAGACGGCAAGCCGCCGCAGGTCGGCAGCCGCTTTTATCAGCCGGCCATGGCCGCGACGTTGACGCGCCTGGTGGAAGACGGTCTGGATAGCTTTTACCGAGGCCCGCTGGCGGACGTGCTGGCGCGCGGCATGGAGACGCTGGGCCTGCCCGTGACGCTGGCCGATCTTAACGCACACGCTGCCCGACGCACCGCGCCGCTGAAGCTGCAGCATCAGCAGGGGGAGATCTTTAACCACGCCCCGCCGACGCAGGGGCTGGTCTCGCTGGCGATACTCGGCATCACCGACCGCCTGAACATGGCGAAGGCCGACGACGCGCAAACCATTCACCGCATCGTTGAAGCCACCAAGCTGGCCTTTGGCCTGCGCGATGCCCACATCACCGACCCGCGCGAGCTGAAAACCGATATTCAGGGTCTGCTGGACCCCGCCGCCCTTCAGGCGCTTGCCGACAGGGTTGACGATAGCCGCGCCGCGCCGTGGGGCACCGGAAAAGGCCCCGGCGACACGGTGTGGATGGGTGTAATGGACAGCAGCGGGCTCGCCGTGTCGTTTATCCAGAGTCTTTATCACGAGTTCGGCAGCGGCGTGGTGCTGCCCGACACCGGCATCGTCTGGCAGAACCGGGGCGCATCGTTCAGCCTCGATCCGAATCATCTTCTGGCCCTCGCGCCGGGCAAGCAGCCCTTCCATACCCTGAACCCGGCGGCGGCGCGTCTTAATGACGGGC is a genomic window containing:
- a CDS encoding amino acid ABC transporter ATP-binding protein; its protein translation is MPLITINQVQKYYGDNHVLKGVDLDIDMGQVISIIGRSGSGKSTLLRCINGLEGYQDGSIKLGGMTITDRDSQAREISRSVGMVFQSFNLFPHMTALENVMLAPRRVLKKSAAECRELAQRMLEKVGLGDRLDYYPSSLSGGQQQRVAIARALAMSPKVLLCDEITSALDPELVGEVLRVLEQLAAEGMTLILVTHEMNFAREVGDRVVFMHQGKVWEQGDSKTLFANPQTTELKQFISSVRGLN
- a CDS encoding amino acid ABC transporter permease translates to MTTFTDWDIIRNLLLAGRWTVLLSLVAFVGGAAVTLPLLLLRLTGARTVKRIIRGYIELFQGTPLLMQLFLAFFGVALFGIDVSPWTAASLALTFYTSAFLLDIWYGSIRALPKGQWEASRCLGLTFGQTLFRVVAPQALRIGIAPTVGFAVQVIKGTALASIIGFIELTKAGTMLTNVTYQPFKVFALVALGYFILCYPLSRYSRYLETKFNASHHH
- a CDS encoding amino acid ABC transporter permease; this encodes MAEQLDFAALWPYWPELLAGLWVTLQLTVMATVGGLATGIVGAAIRSGRTTWFSRIWGAYVEIVRNTPFVVQLFFIVFGLPNLGLKMTAGEAALLAMIVNLGAYSTEIIRAGIQVTPKGQWEAGRVLGLTRLQTFVRVVLPPALQRIYPALVSQCIIVMLGSSVVSQVSYEELTFAANLIQSRTFLSFEVYLVITGIYLALSMTLRQLMMAAGRKWLGVQA
- a CDS encoding transporter substrate-binding domain-containing protein produces the protein MKKLLIALVGAACLFTQLPAKADQLQDIEKRGTIRIAVPQDFPPFGSVGTDLQPQGYDIDMARYLAKQMKLRLQLVPVTSANRVPYLQTDKVDLVISSLGKNPEREKVIDFSRAYAPFFLGVFGPKGAELKDAAALSGKTIGVTRGAVEDMVLTGLAPKDAAVKRYEDNNTTLSAYLSGQVQYVATGNLVVAAISRQNADKAPVPSFMLKDSPCFIGLKKNEPALKAKVDALIEQGIKDGTLNGLSEQWLKAPLPASIGA
- the hpxU gene encoding MurR/RpiR family transcriptional regulator HpxU, giving the protein MEQLDERLKAQYPSLSPQEQRVADFIFDHFDDLISYNSAELAQLSGVSKATVSRLFKRLGYEKYKDMRDELRTLRQSGMPLTDNRDAVQGNTLLARHYKQEMVNLTQWVNALDAQQFADAMACMVKARRIVIIGMRNAYPAALHLRQQLLQARGQVLVLPQPGQSLGEELVDLTPDDLVVMMAFRRRPRIIRPLMQQLQSSGIPVLLMCEPQAHSLFPLANWQLCAPLDSVSAYDSYSSVNSLINLLANAFLHEILDKGRPRIHEIASLYQQLDELEQR
- the hpxW gene encoding oxamate amidohydrolase; the encoded protein is MQSNVSTHGMAVAPHHLASQSALAVLREGGSAIEAMVAAAATIAVVYPHMNGLGGDGFWLIVPPEGEPVAIDASGAAGSRATLAAYDGLAHIPHRGPRAALTVAGTVSGWDEALKVSREMTGKALPLARLLADAIDYAQNGTPVTASQAHATASKFDELKDIPGFAETWLVDGKPPQVGSRFYQPAMAATLTRLVEDGLDSFYRGPLADVLARGMETLGLPVTLADLNAHAARRTAPLKLQHQQGEIFNHAPPTQGLVSLAILGITDRLNMAKADDAQTIHRIVEATKLAFGLRDAHITDPRELKTDIQGLLDPAALQALADRVDDSRAAPWGTGKGPGDTVWMGVMDSSGLAVSFIQSLYHEFGSGVVLPDTGIVWQNRGASFSLDPNHLLALAPGKQPFHTLNPAAARLNDGRVMVYGSMGGDGQPQTQAALFTRYAIQGVPLQESISRPRWLLGRTWGQTSDTLKLEGRFSAETVSRLQALGHEVEIFPDFSEAMGHAGAIVRHPNGVFEGAFDPRSNGAAAGF